Proteins co-encoded in one Bacteroidota bacterium genomic window:
- a CDS encoding undecaprenyl-diphosphate phosphatase, with product MTLVQAILLAIIEGITEFLPISSTGHMIVASSVMGIASDDFTKLFTIAIQLGAILSVVVLYYKKFIQSFDFYKKLLIAFIPAAVIGKLLNDYIDALLENVVVVAISLLLGGVILLFIDKWFQKSAEKGEEIPSDASALKIGLFQCIAMIPGVSRSAASIIGGLTQNLSRKAAAEFSFFLAVPTMFAATVYKLYKYFKDGAVLNAEQINLFVLGNCVAFIVALLAIKGFIGFLNKNGFKIFGYYRIAVGILILLLHFFLHPLTLV from the coding sequence ATGACCCTAGTACAAGCAATACTCCTTGCTATTATAGAAGGAATTACTGAGTTTTTGCCTATCTCGTCTACCGGGCACATGATTGTGGCTTCTTCTGTAATGGGAATTGCTTCCGATGATTTTACAAAGCTGTTTACCATTGCAATTCAATTGGGAGCAATACTTTCGGTGGTAGTGTTGTACTACAAAAAGTTTATTCAATCGTTTGATTTTTACAAGAAGTTACTTATCGCATTTATACCGGCAGCGGTTATCGGCAAGCTACTCAATGATTATATTGATGCCTTGTTGGAGAATGTAGTTGTAGTTGCAATAAGTTTGCTCTTGGGGGGTGTTATATTACTGTTTATAGATAAATGGTTTCAAAAATCTGCGGAAAAGGGTGAAGAAATTCCTTCGGATGCAAGTGCTTTAAAAATAGGATTGTTTCAATGCATCGCTATGATACCTGGAGTGTCGCGCTCAGCAGCTAGTATAATTGGTGGACTTACCCAGAACCTTTCGCGCAAAGCAGCAGCCGAATTTTCCTTTTTTTTAGCTGTTCCAACTATGTTTGCGGCAACGGTTTATAAACTTTATAAGTATTTTAAAGATGGCGCAGTGTTAAATGCGGAGCAAATTAATTTATTTGTATTAGGGAACTGTGTAGCATTTATTGTTGCATTATTGGCAATAAAGGGTTTTATAGGTTTCTTAAATAAAAACGGATTTAAGATTTTTGGTTATTACCGAATAGCAGTAGGAATTCTTATTTTACTCTTACACTTCTTTCTGCATCCACTAACTTTAGTATAA
- a CDS encoding RNA methyltransferase: protein MRKISNSELNRISKEAYKTSPKLPIVVLLDNVRSLNNIGSAFRTADAFLIEAVYLCGITACPPHAEINKTALGAQNIVSWNYYKTASEAVFELKQKGYRVCAVEQAEHKVYLQDFIPSINEPLALVFGNEVKGVDDAVMQMVDTCIEIPQFGTKHSLNISVSIGVVLWDICSKLRK from the coding sequence ATGCGCAAAATCAGCAACAGCGAACTCAACCGAATCTCTAAAGAAGCGTATAAAACATCACCAAAGTTACCCATCGTTGTGCTTCTTGATAATGTTCGTAGTCTCAACAATATTGGTTCAGCATTTCGAACGGCTGATGCTTTTTTAATTGAAGCGGTTTATTTGTGTGGTATAACAGCATGCCCGCCTCATGCCGAGATTAATAAGACAGCATTGGGTGCCCAGAATATAGTTTCATGGAACTATTATAAAACGGCTTCAGAAGCAGTCTTTGAATTAAAGCAAAAGGGTTATCGTGTGTGTGCCGTTGAACAAGCAGAACACAAAGTATATCTTCAGGATTTTATACCCTCTATTAACGAACCTTTAGCATTAGTTTTTGGAAACGAAGTAAAAGGTGTGGATGATGCTGTGATGCAAATGGTGGATACATGCATTGAAATTCCTCAGTTTGGTACCAAACACTCTTTAAATATTTCTGTGAGTATAGGAGTTGTTTTGTGGGATATTTGTTCCAAACTAAGAAAATAA
- the metG gene encoding methionine--tRNA ligase: MSDFKRTIVTAALPYANGPVHIGHLAGCYLPADVYVRYLRLMGEDVLFICGSDEHGVPITIKAKALGISPQEVVDKYHHIMKNSFAEFGISFDHYSRTSAKVHHETASEFFTTLYTKNKFTEQVTKQYYDEEQKQFLADRYIEGTCPKCGNEHAYGDQCERCGTSLSPMDLINPKSKLSGNKPVLKETKHWFLPLNEYAADLRKWILEEHANDWKSNVLGQCKSWIDSGDGLQPRAMTRDLDWGVPVPLPDSEGKVLYVWFDAPIGYISATKEYFAAKKGKEEEWKKYWQSKDSRLIHFIGKDNIVFHCIIFPAILKAHGDYILPDNVPANEFLNLEGDKLSTSRNWAVWLHEYLQEFPHKQDELRFVLTSIAPETKDSEFTWKDYQARVNNELVAIYANFVNRVLVLTQKYYNGIVPQYNDLHDIDKNLLEQIKEAKKSIKENIANYKLRDALSDLINLARNGNKYLADTEPWKLIKTDEQRVKTILYMGLEVTAFLAALSEPFLPHTSQKILEMLQLKKLNWSNDLEGQILAPGHQLGEAKLLFEKIEDAAVEAQIAKLHAPSGNTVVESAAGYAASISEVAAQKPETSFDDFSKMDIRVGTILQAERVPKTDKLLKLLIDTGIDQRTVVSGIAANFNPENIVGQKVSILVNLAPRKIKGIESKGMILMAENAAGELDFVAPFKENVNNGSMIK; this comes from the coding sequence ATGTCTGATTTTAAACGAACTATAGTTACTGCAGCCTTGCCCTATGCAAATGGTCCTGTGCATATTGGTCATTTAGCCGGTTGTTACTTACCTGCCGATGTGTACGTGCGTTATTTGCGATTGATGGGTGAAGATGTATTATTTATTTGCGGCAGCGATGAGCATGGTGTGCCCATTACAATTAAAGCAAAGGCATTGGGAATTAGTCCACAAGAAGTAGTGGATAAATACCACCACATCATGAAGAATTCGTTTGCAGAATTTGGGATTTCATTTGACCATTATTCTCGTACTTCTGCAAAGGTGCATCATGAAACGGCATCCGAATTTTTTACTACGCTTTACACTAAAAATAAATTTACAGAGCAGGTTACTAAACAATATTACGACGAAGAGCAAAAGCAATTTTTAGCAGATAGATACATCGAAGGAACATGCCCCAAATGTGGGAATGAGCATGCTTATGGTGATCAGTGCGAGCGATGCGGCACATCTTTGAGCCCTATGGATTTAATTAATCCAAAGTCAAAATTGAGTGGAAATAAACCTGTTTTAAAGGAAACGAAACATTGGTTTTTACCTTTGAATGAGTATGCAGCAGATTTGCGAAAATGGATTTTAGAAGAGCATGCAAACGATTGGAAGAGCAATGTTTTAGGTCAATGCAAATCGTGGATTGATAGCGGCGATGGATTGCAACCACGTGCGATGACACGTGATTTAGATTGGGGAGTTCCAGTGCCACTGCCCGATTCGGAAGGAAAAGTTTTGTATGTATGGTTTGATGCACCTATAGGTTATATCTCTGCAACCAAAGAATATTTTGCTGCTAAAAAGGGAAAGGAAGAAGAATGGAAAAAGTACTGGCAAAGTAAGGATTCACGCTTGATTCATTTTATTGGGAAAGACAATATTGTATTTCATTGCATTATTTTTCCGGCAATTTTAAAAGCACATGGCGATTATATTTTGCCGGACAATGTTCCTGCAAATGAATTTTTAAATTTAGAAGGAGATAAGCTTTCTACTTCGCGAAATTGGGCTGTTTGGTTACACGAATATTTACAAGAGTTTCCGCACAAGCAAGATGAATTACGTTTTGTGCTTACTTCTATTGCACCCGAAACGAAGGATAGTGAATTTACCTGGAAGGACTATCAGGCGCGCGTGAATAATGAACTGGTGGCCATATATGCCAATTTTGTAAATCGAGTGTTGGTATTGACACAAAAATACTACAACGGTATTGTGCCTCAATACAACGATTTGCATGACATTGATAAAAATCTATTAGAGCAAATCAAAGAAGCTAAGAAATCAATTAAGGAAAATATTGCCAATTATAAGTTACGCGATGCCTTGTCTGATTTAATAAATTTAGCTAGAAACGGGAATAAATATTTAGCGGATACTGAGCCTTGGAAGCTCATTAAAACGGATGAACAACGAGTGAAAACAATTCTTTATATGGGATTGGAAGTAACCGCATTTTTAGCTGCTTTGAGTGAACCATTTTTGCCGCATACTTCACAGAAGATTTTGGAAATGCTTCAACTAAAAAAACTGAACTGGTCGAATGATTTGGAAGGTCAAATACTAGCACCCGGCCATCAGTTGGGAGAAGCAAAATTATTGTTTGAAAAAATTGAAGATGCGGCGGTTGAAGCACAAATTGCAAAGTTGCATGCTCCTTCTGGTAATACAGTTGTTGAATCAGCGGCTGGATATGCTGCTTCTATATCCGAAGTTGCAGCACAAAAACCGGAAACAAGTTTTGATGATTTTTCAAAAATGGACATTCGTGTTGGTACAATTTTACAGGCCGAGCGTGTTCCCAAAACGGATAAGTTACTAAAGTTATTGATTGATACAGGTATTGATCAACGTACTGTAGTTTCGGGTATTGCAGCAAATTTT